ACTACTCTTTCTGAAATTTTATCAATACTTTCTTCCGTTAGAAGCAATCCAAAACGTCCTTCAACGGCACTTTCTTGAATGATTTCTCTAATGGCTTGAGTTGTGGCAATTCTAAAAATTTGACTCATAAGTTTTCCTTTGATTATACAAGAGTTCTAATGAGTATTATAGCGATTTTTTGGGGTAAAAGAGTTGCCAAATTTTTAATTAACTAAGAAAAATATACCTGTTAATTTTTTCAAGGAGTGAATATGCCAGAACTTGCTGAAGTACAGAACTTTGTAAACTCAATCAATGCAAATTTTTTAGGATTAACTGTAAATAATATTAAGTTTCATCGGGAAAACTTAAGATATCCTTTTGATCTAGAACAGCTAAACAATGTTTTTGCCAAAGGAAGCAGTTTCAAGAAAGTGTTTCGAGAAGGCAAGCAGCTTGTCATTGAAACGACTCAAGGTGCAGTTAACATAAGTTTAGGAATGTCTGGCGCATTTAAAGCGATTGAAAATAATAGTAAGAAAATTGAAAAGCATCAGCATGTTTCCATTTATTTTAGCAATGGCTCAGGGCTAGCATACATTGATCCTAGGCGATTTGGATTTTGGAAAATTCGTGATGCAAAAATGGATCAAGGAAATGCAATTTGTGACCCACTGGATGAAAGAGCATTAAATGTTGTTTTCCAAGATTCATCGATAACAGTAAAAAATAGATCCATTAAAGAAATGTTAATGGATCAAAAAATAATTGGTGGTATTGGCAATATTTATGCACTAGAAGCTCTTTTTTTGGCTAGAATTTCACCTTTTCGTTCCTGCTCTTCGATAGGTCAAAAAGAATGGAAAATTCTAGCCAATCAGATTCCATTAATGTTAGAGAAGGCCATAGCATTTGGTGGTTCTAGCATAGCCTCTTATCGTAGCTTTTCAGGCAATAAAGGTAATTTTCAGGAACTGCATCAAGTATATGGTCGTGAAGGACAAAAGTGCTTAAGATCTAAATGCAGTGGGCTGATTGCAAGACTTCCACAAGGTGGAAGAAGTTCTTGGTATTGTCCAAACTGTCAAAAATAATTTGAGGGTTATTCATGAGCATGC
This is a stretch of genomic DNA from Pigmentibacter ruber. It encodes these proteins:
- the mutM gene encoding bifunctional DNA-formamidopyrimidine glycosylase/DNA-(apurinic or apyrimidinic site) lyase, with the translated sequence MPELAEVQNFVNSINANFLGLTVNNIKFHRENLRYPFDLEQLNNVFAKGSSFKKVFREGKQLVIETTQGAVNISLGMSGAFKAIENNSKKIEKHQHVSIYFSNGSGLAYIDPRRFGFWKIRDAKMDQGNAICDPLDERALNVVFQDSSITVKNRSIKEMLMDQKIIGGIGNIYALEALFLARISPFRSCSSIGQKEWKILANQIPLMLEKAIAFGGSSIASYRSFSGNKGNFQELHQVYGREGQKCLRSKCSGLIARLPQGGRSSWYCPNCQK